A genomic segment from Arcobacter acticola encodes:
- a CDS encoding CvpA family protein — MQDFAIFDLIILSITLILGLKGLFRGLIKEVFGIIGIIGAIFVASRISKEIGDLIAPILVLENEATIKLIGFVTALVAVWLVVYSAGVIVSKIFAASGLGIVDRIFGFIFGAAKIFLIFSVIAYALYQVQSFKKVIDEKFANSVVMPHLISVGSYIIKLDTTTITNSIDKAVDNAKGTTAAVIGDTTNNIKDGVDSTLDGVKDAVEEEVVQRVEEQIQETTNETAGQINSVKEKFKSIANKPEENK, encoded by the coding sequence ATGCAAGATTTTGCTATTTTTGATTTAATAATACTTAGTATTACTCTAATTTTGGGACTAAAAGGTCTTTTTAGGGGATTAATAAAAGAAGTATTTGGCATTATTGGAATCATCGGTGCAATATTTGTAGCATCTAGAATTTCAAAAGAGATTGGTGATTTAATAGCTCCTATCTTAGTTCTTGAAAACGAAGCAACAATAAAATTAATCGGTTTTGTAACTGCATTAGTTGCTGTTTGGCTTGTGGTTTATAGTGCAGGTGTGATAGTTAGTAAAATATTTGCAGCAAGTGGATTAGGGATTGTTGATAGAATTTTTGGATTTATATTTGGTGCTGCAAAAATATTTTTAATATTTTCTGTTATTGCTTATGCCCTTTACCAAGTACAATCTTTCAAAAAAGTTATAGACGAAAAATTTGCTAATTCAGTTGTAATGCCTCATTTAATAAGTGTAGGTTCATATATTATCAAACTTGATACAACAACAATAACAAATAGTATTGACAAAGCTGTTGATAATGCTAAAGGCACTACAGCCGCTGTAATTGGAGATACTACAAATAATATAAAAGATGGAGTTGATTCAACACTAGATGGTGTAAAAGATGCAGTAGAAGAAGAAGTTGTACAAAGAGTTGAAGAACAAATTCAAGAAACAACAAATGAAACTGCTGGACAAATAAATTCTGTAAAAGAAAAATTTAAAAGTATCGCAAACAAACCAGAAGAAAATAAATAA
- a CDS encoding serine hydroxymethyltransferase — protein MSFLSNANLEQADNEVFSIIENELKRQTNHLEMIASENFTSPAVMQAMGSVFTNKYAEGYPYKRYYGGCEFADQVEQLAIDRACEIFGCSYANVQPHSGSQANGAVYAALLNAGDKLLGMDLSHGGHLTHGSKPSFSGKNYSAFYYGVELDGRIDYEKVMEIAKVCQPKIIVCGASAYAREIDFSKFREIADAVGAILFADIAHIAGLVAAGEHMSPFPYADVVTTTTHKTLRGPRGGMIMTNNEEIAKKINSAIFPGLQGGPLVHVIAAKAVAFKEILDPSWKVYAKQVKANAKVLGEVLMKRGYDIVSDGTDNHLVLVSFLNKPFSGKDADAALGNAGITVNKNTVPGETRSPFVTSGIRIGSPALTARGMKEKEFEIIANKICDVLDNIEDSALHAKINKELEELAGNFVVYTQSTY, from the coding sequence ATGAGTTTTTTATCAAATGCAAATTTAGAGCAAGCAGATAATGAAGTTTTTTCAATAATTGAAAATGAGTTAAAAAGACAAACTAATCACTTAGAAATGATTGCAAGTGAAAACTTTACAAGTCCTGCAGTAATGCAAGCTATGGGTTCAGTATTTACAAATAAATATGCTGAGGGTTATCCTTATAAAAGATATTATGGTGGATGTGAATTTGCTGACCAAGTTGAGCAATTAGCAATTGACAGAGCTTGCGAAATCTTTGGTTGTTCTTACGCAAATGTTCAACCACATTCTGGAAGCCAAGCAAATGGTGCTGTTTATGCTGCATTATTAAATGCAGGAGACAAACTTTTAGGTATGGATTTATCTCATGGTGGACACTTAACTCATGGGAGCAAGCCTTCATTCTCTGGTAAAAACTACTCTGCATTTTATTATGGTGTAGAATTAGATGGAAGAATTGACTATGAAAAAGTAATGGAAATTGCAAAAGTTTGTCAACCTAAAATTATAGTTTGTGGAGCTAGTGCATACGCAAGAGAAATTGATTTCTCTAAATTTAGAGAAATAGCTGATGCTGTTGGTGCTATTTTATTCGCTGATATTGCACACATTGCAGGACTTGTTGCTGCTGGTGAGCATATGAGTCCATTCCCTTATGCAGATGTTGTTACAACTACTACTCACAAGACTTTAAGAGGTCCAAGAGGTGGTATGATTATGACAAATAATGAAGAAATCGCTAAAAAAATCAATTCTGCAATTTTCCCAGGATTACAAGGTGGACCACTTGTTCATGTAATCGCTGCAAAAGCAGTTGCATTTAAAGAGATTTTAGATCCTTCATGGAAAGTTTATGCAAAACAAGTAAAAGCAAATGCAAAAGTACTTGGAGAAGTTCTAATGAAAAGAGGATACGATATCGTTTCAGATGGAACAGATAATCACCTTGTATTAGTATCTTTCTTAAATAAACCATTTTCAGGTAAAGATGCAGATGCAGCTTTAGGAAATGCAGGAATTACAGTAAATAAAAATACAGTTCCAGGAGAAACTAGAAGTCCATTCGTTACTTCAGGTATTAGAATTGGATCTCCAGCTTTAACTGCACGTGGTATGAAAGAAAAAGAGTTTGAAATTATTGCAAATAAAATTTGTGATGTTTTAGATAATATTGAAGATTCAGCTTTACATGCAAAAATAAATAAAGAGCTAGAAGAATTAGCAGGAAATTTTGTTGTTTATACTCAATCAACTTACTAG
- the lysS gene encoding lysine--tRNA ligase: MFENTYIQQRIEKAEKLREVGINPYSNESARNSTIAKFLNVNSDIAHTEEKRDASRTYTVAGRIKLFRLMGKASFLKIEDESGMLQIYVARDNLPEGFYNDIFKKNIEVGDIIEVSGYPFVTGHGELSLHADNLKILTKAISPLPEKFHGIQDKELRYRQRYLDLIMNSEVRKTFHIRSKVISLTRRFFEDKGFLEVETPMMHPIAGGANAKPFVTHHNALGIDRFLRIAPELYLKRCIVGGFEAVFEINRCFRNEGMDATHNPEFTSIEFYWAYKTYKDLIVLTKEYFEYLFEHLELPTVLPYGELKIDFSNFTEIPLIQSLVEIGGVPADIVEDKDKIIAFMKENKLEVNAKMNIGQLQGELFDEYVEAKLINPTFITEYPVEISPLARRNDEKPHLTDRFELFIAGKEIANAFSELNDPLDQLQRFEGQMEAKECGGDDEAHEMDEDFVNALSYGMAPTAGQGIGIDRLVMMLTNEHSIRDVLLFPAMKPIKQEINLLDEEV; this comes from the coding sequence TTGTTCGAAAATACATATATACAACAAAGAATAGAAAAAGCAGAAAAACTAAGAGAAGTTGGAATTAATCCATATTCAAATGAAAGCGCAAGAAATAGTACAATCGCAAAATTTTTAAATGTAAATAGTGATATTGCACATACAGAAGAAAAAAGAGATGCAAGCAGAACTTACACAGTTGCTGGAAGAATAAAACTTTTTAGATTAATGGGAAAAGCATCTTTTCTTAAAATAGAAGATGAAAGCGGAATGCTTCAAATTTATGTGGCACGTGATAATTTACCAGAAGGTTTTTATAACGATATTTTTAAGAAAAATATTGAAGTTGGTGATATTATTGAAGTTTCTGGTTATCCTTTTGTTACAGGACATGGTGAACTTTCATTACACGCTGACAATTTAAAAATTTTAACAAAAGCTATTTCTCCATTACCTGAAAAATTCCATGGTATTCAAGATAAAGAGTTAAGATATAGACAAAGATATTTAGATTTAATTATGAATTCTGAAGTTCGAAAAACTTTTCATATTAGATCAAAAGTTATTTCATTAACAAGAAGATTTTTTGAAGATAAAGGTTTCTTAGAAGTAGAAACTCCAATGATGCATCCAATCGCAGGTGGAGCAAATGCAAAACCTTTTGTTACTCATCATAACGCTTTAGGAATTGATAGATTTTTAAGAATTGCACCTGAGTTATATTTAAAAAGATGTATTGTTGGTGGATTTGAAGCTGTATTTGAAATAAATAGATGTTTTAGAAATGAAGGAATGGATGCAACTCATAATCCTGAATTTACATCTATTGAATTTTATTGGGCTTATAAAACTTATAAAGATTTAATTGTTCTAACAAAAGAGTATTTTGAGTACTTATTTGAACATTTAGAATTACCAACTGTTTTACCATATGGTGAACTAAAAATTGATTTTAGTAACTTCACTGAAATTCCATTAATTCAATCTTTAGTAGAAATCGGTGGAGTTCCTGCTGATATTGTTGAAGATAAAGATAAAATTATTGCATTTATGAAAGAAAATAAATTAGAAGTAAATGCTAAAATGAACATTGGACAACTTCAAGGTGAGTTATTTGATGAATATGTTGAAGCAAAACTTATAAATCCAACATTTATCACTGAATATCCAGTTGAAATTTCTCCACTTGCTAGAAGAAATGATGAAAAACCTCATTTAACTGATAGATTTGAGTTATTTATAGCAGGAAAAGAAATTGCAAATGCATTCTCTGAGTTAAATGATCCCCTTGATCAACTTCAAAGATTTGAAGGTCAAATGGAAGCAAAAGAGTGTGGTGGAGATGATGAAGCACATGAAATGGATGAGGATTTTGTAAATGCTCTATCTTATGGAATGGCTCCAACAGCAGGTCAAGGTATTGGTATTGATAGATTAGTAATGATGCTTACAAATGAGCACTCAATTAGAGATGTATTACTTTTCCCAGCAATGAAACCAATTAAACAAGAAATTAATCTTCTTGATGAAGAAGTGTAA
- the ispG gene encoding flavodoxin-dependent (E)-4-hydroxy-3-methylbut-2-enyl-diphosphate synthase, producing MIKRYPTKQIFVGNVPIGGDAPIPVQSMTFTKTSNVKATVEQITALHFAGADIVRVAVPNMEAALALKEIKSQVDLPLVADIHFHYKLALIAAQVVDCIRINPGNIGDKKRVQEVVKACQERNIPIRIGVNSGSLEKQFEDKYGQTPQGMVASADYNIKYLEDLGFTNMKISLKASDVQRTVEAYRTLRPMNNYPFHLGVTEAGTQFHSTIKSSIALGSLLLDGIGDTLRVSMTGELEEEIKVGKAILKDVGIAKEGLNIVSCPTCGRIEADLVSAVAEIEKRTSHIKTPLDVSVMGCVVNAIGEAKSADVAIAFGKGSGLVMKRGEIIAKLSGDALINRFIEEVEFEAKKIK from the coding sequence ATGATAAAAAGATACCCAACAAAACAAATATTCGTCGGAAACGTACCAATTGGAGGAGATGCTCCAATCCCCGTACAATCAATGACATTTACAAAAACATCTAATGTAAAAGCTACGGTTGAGCAAATTACAGCTTTACATTTTGCAGGTGCTGATATAGTAAGAGTTGCTGTTCCAAATATGGAAGCAGCGTTAGCATTAAAAGAAATTAAATCACAAGTTGATTTACCACTTGTAGCAGATATTCATTTTCATTATAAATTAGCTTTAATTGCTGCCCAAGTTGTAGATTGTATTAGAATTAATCCAGGAAATATTGGAGATAAAAAAAGAGTTCAAGAAGTTGTTAAGGCTTGCCAAGAGCGAAATATACCTATTAGAATTGGAGTAAATTCAGGGTCGCTTGAAAAACAATTTGAAGATAAATATGGACAAACACCACAAGGAATGGTTGCAAGTGCAGATTATAATATAAAATATCTTGAGGACTTAGGTTTTACAAATATGAAAATATCACTAAAAGCTAGTGATGTTCAAAGAACTGTAGAAGCATATAGAACTTTAAGACCTATGAATAATTATCCATTTCACTTAGGAGTTACAGAAGCTGGAACTCAATTTCACTCAACTATAAAATCATCTATTGCATTAGGTTCACTTTTACTTGATGGAATAGGAGATACACTTAGAGTTTCAATGACAGGTGAGCTTGAAGAAGAGATAAAAGTTGGAAAAGCAATACTAAAAGATGTAGGAATTGCAAAAGAGGGCTTAAATATCGTTTCTTGTCCAACTTGTGGAAGAATTGAAGCTGATTTAGTAAGTGCAGTTGCTGAAATCGAAAAAAGAACATCACATATAAAAACACCACTTGATGTTTCAGTTATGGGATGTGTTGTAAATGCAATCGGAGAAGCAAAATCAGCAGATGTTGCAATCGCTTTTGGAAAAGGTTCTGGTCTTGTTATGAAAAGAGGCGAGATTATAGCTAAGCTTTCAGGAGATGCTTTGATAAATAGATTTATTGAAGAAGTAGAATTTGAAGCTAAAAAAATAAAATAA